Below is a genomic region from Leptotrichia shahii.
GAAAAATGAGAATGCAAAAAATATTTTAGAAAAATGGGATAAATTTTTGGTAACTGAAAAAATATTTGATATGTATGAAATGTATCATATAGAAGCGATAGAAAATGCGTTTGAAGATATTGAACTGATTTGTGCTGAAAAAGAGGCATTGGATTGAAAATGCAAAAAGATTTGACTCTTTGTAGAAATAAAAAACTTAGGTTATCAAATATATCTTATAAAAAAAATTAAAATATAAAATCATTAAATAGAGAAAGGACAAAAAATGTATAGAAACTATAAATTAAACGAGTTAAGAATGGAAAATATTGGCGAAGAAGTAACTTTGTCGGGATGGATTTCTAAAGTTAGGGATTTGGGGCACTTTGTGTTTATTGATTTGAGGGATAGATATGGGATTACTCAGATTTTGTTGAATGAGGAAGTTTCTGGGAGTGAACTTTTTGAGGAAGCTAGAAAGTATAAAAATGAATGGGTTTTGAAGGTTACTGGAGTTGTGGCTGAGAGAAGTAGTAAAAATAAAAATATTCCGACTGGGGATATTGAGATTGAAGCTAAAAAAATTGAAGTTTTAAGCCGAGCGAAACAGTTACCGTTTGAAATTAGTGAAACTGGGAATCTTAGTGAAAATATGAGATTGACTTATAGATATTTGGATATTAGAAGACCTAAAATGTTGAATAATATTATTAAAAGAAACGATATGCTGTTTTCGATTAGAAAATTTATGAATAAAAATGGATTTTTGGATGTCGATACTCCGATTTTGGCAAAAGCGACACCTGAAGGAGCGAGAGATTTTATCGTACCAAGCAGAACTAACAAAGGTGATTTTTATGCATTGCCACAATCACCACAATTGTTTAAGCAAATACTTATGGTTTCTGGAATTGACAAATATTATCAATTGGCAAAATGTTTTAGAGATGAAGATTTGAGAGCAGACAGACAGCCTGAATTTACTCAATTGGATGTGGAAATGTCATTTGTTGAGCAGGAAGATGTGATTTCAATGGCTGAAGAATTGACAAAGACAGTATTTAAAGATGTTACAGGGATTGAAATTACTGA
It encodes:
- a CDS encoding DUF3791 domain-containing protein, which encodes MSKKMKFFVYLLEKYAEWKNENAKNILEKWDKFLVTEKIFDMYEMYHIEAIENAFEDIELICAEKEALD